A window of the Oncorhynchus keta strain PuntledgeMale-10-30-2019 chromosome 21, Oket_V2, whole genome shotgun sequence genome harbors these coding sequences:
- the LOC118400258 gene encoding solute carrier family 45 member 3-like, which translates to MQGRVCQLLLVNALTCGLEVCMAAGTFYIPPLLLQAGMEERYMTMVLGVGPVLGLIFVPIIGLYSDSWRGRFGRRRPFIWLLCVGILLGLQVMPQASHLAALLYPQHPRWLERVLLAGSACLLEFSGQACFTPLEALISDQFPGEKESRRAFSVYSLMISLGGCLGYLLPALDWSHAPTAAYLGGQEAFIYALLTLIFLTCLLSTVFISEERYTRGGETTRKDLSVSSALSRYCAHSLLPRPQCVRLAVGRSVSLCVSALPRMYSVCMHVPAVIRRLFVAELFSWMALMSFMLFYTDFMGVGLYRGVPNATPGTQERLRYDEGVRMASVGLFLQCLTSVVCSILMERWIVLLGTRAVYVSSVVLLALATAVMSFSKSVVMITVMAAATGYTFCVLQVLPYTLLCLYHSDRQVFFPSSKSRPSHPGDSDDHIPSKPLVPPDSVHIHGNRYPEGVNLPGDPLLSSSSTSPHVSLPLERGEPIPLPSPLEREGEPIPLPQRGMCLDMAILDSAYLLSQVLPALCLGSIVQQSHSVSAYMASACSLSIMAMLCSTCVVFTRSDLHKLTGSKDSAPTLTGLNS; encoded by the exons ATGCAGGGCCGTGTGTGTCAGCTGTTGCTGGTGAATGCTTTGACCTGTGGTCTGGAGGTGTGTATGGCTGCAGGGACCTTCTACATCCCCCCTCTACTGCTGCAGGCCGGCATGGAGGAACGCTACATGACCATGGTGCTGG gagtgGGTCCAGTTCTGGGTTTGATCTTCGTGCCCATTATCGGTTTGTATAGTGACTCGTGGCGTGGACGTTTCGGTCGGCGGCGGCCATTCATCTGGCTCCTTTGTGTGGGGATTCTGCTGGGCCTGCAGGTGATGCCCCAGGCCTCTCACCTAGCTGCCTTGCTCTACCCACAGCACCCCCGCTGGCTGGAGAGGGTCCTGCTGGCGGGGTCAGCCTGTCTGCTGGAGTTCTCTGGGCAG GCCTGTTTCACTCCGCTGGAAGCTCTGATCTCAGACCAGTTcccaggagagaaggagagcagaAGGGCCTTCTCTGTCTACTCACTGATGATCAGCCTGGGAGGATGCCTGGG GTACCTGCTGCCAGCCCTGGACTGGAGCCATGCCCCGACAGCAGCCTACCTGGGCGGCCAGGAGGCCTTCATCTATGCCCTGCTCACCCTCATCTTCCTCACCTGCCTCCTCAGCACAGTCTTCATCTCAGAGGAAAGATAcaccagagggggagagacaacTAGGAAGGATCTTAGTGTTAGCTCCGCCCTGAGCCGATACTGTGCACACTCCTTGCTGCCGCGGCCTCAGTGTGTGCGGCTGGCGGTGGGGCGGAGTGTGTCGCTGTGTGTGTCGGCGCTGCCAcgcatgtacagtgtgtgtatgcaCGTGCCGGCAGTCATACGCAGGCTGTTTGTAGCCGAACTGTTCAGCTGGATGGCTCTGATGAGCTTCATGCTGTTCTACACAGACTTTATGGGAGTGGGGCTGTACCGGGGAGTACCCAACGCTACACCTGGAACACAGGAGAGACTACGATACGATGAAG GTGTGCGCATGGCGAGTGTGGGTCTATTCCTGCAGTGCCTGACCTCAGTGGTCTGCTCCATCCTGATGGAGCGTTGGATAGTGTTGCTAGGCACCCGGGCTGTGTATGTTAGCAGCGTGGTCCTGTTAGCGTTAGCTACAGCTGTGATGAGTTTCTCAAAGAGTGTAGTGATGATCACTGTCATGGCCGCAGCTACTGGATATACCTTCTGTGTGCTGCAGGTCCTGCCCTACACCCTGCTGTGTCTGTACCACTCTGACAGACAG gtCTTCTTCCCCAGTTCCAAATCCAGACCTTCTCACCCAGGAGATAGTGATGACCACATCCCCTCCAAGCCCCTTGTTCCCCCTGACTCCGTCCACATCCATGGCAACAGGTATCCAGAGGGGGTCAATCTCCCCGGAgatccccttctctcttcctcctccacctccccccacGTGTCCCttcccctggagagaggagagcccATACCCCTGCCCTCTCccctggagagagaaggagagcccatACCCCTACCTCAGAGAGGGATGTGTCTAGACATGGCTATCCTAGACAGTGCCTACCTGCTTTCACAG GTGCTGCCTGCTCTGTGTCTGGGCTCCATAGTGCAGCAGTCTCACAGTGTCAGTGCCTATATGGCCTCAGCCTGCTCCCTCAGCATCATGGCCATGCTCTGCTCCACCTGTGTCGTCTTCACACGCAGTGACCTCCACAAGCTCACAGGGTCAAAGGACAGCGCTCCAACACTGACGGGGCTAAACAGTTAA